The following proteins come from a genomic window of Flavobacteriales bacterium:
- a CDS encoding PAS domain S-box protein: MILRTHAFGWMMKGNSSKDREFKSLAPSAEMRSLLDHTSRSVIILDHEFRILWFNARAAKEMFGFFQEELKTGNSYWDYVDQHQNKRFIRNFNTALNGRTISTEQRVKKPDNSADEIWVEGRFSPLLNDQGTAAGVIYSYKNISDLKRTERQASEKTQVLQAINHNSSQGFILLDDDDRIMSCNLMAPAMIATMPNELDPYGQNIIKCIHPDWKQEFLNGIKVARGGGSVSVELEKPGLENNVIEVRFTPVKHSVGKKKMVSIWAFDITDKKKAEKDVKRSEENLRAVFDSSSQTFYLVDRKLNVLAFNQAAFAIIKEQFGIELKVGMSVLDITSKENLVQFRIETERAFSGRKVQVEKHFNINGKDYWFDRHINPVVNSNGESDRLSIWSIDITDRKKAEKALKENESKFRKLASLLPVGIYQVDENGNATYVNESLQLIIGTDLTSILDGSWTENIHTEDRARVKSSWKAVEKNKKPFSMEYRFKRPNGNALHVLEQAQPLFNHLGEYRGYLGTIIDISEQKKSQQLFQAKQVAENSLKFRSDFLASMSHEIRTPLNGIMGLSEILLSSKLTTDQKSKLENILDASKDLRSIVNDVLNLSELEAGKVKLQLESFHLSQLIETIAERYEPEAKTKGLSLNFSTLKNEVQLDTDRRRLTQVLSNLVRNAIKFTDKGSVSVSVEVDADNLLLIKVADTGQGIPKEDQKKLFQDFSQLQHTTAQNLEGTGLGLSISKKLMQLLGGKIGVESTVGTGSTFWLSLPIRLNSIELKPISKVTSKPIKSSVQGTKVLLVEDNLINQQAFKIMLQRMGCKVDVLSNGKQAVENFEKSKYDIVFMDIQMPEMDGLEATTEIKRRYVDVPPVIGLSGNVLQRDDDGNLKSDMDDLLLKPVVSNDIERMIKKWVA, from the coding sequence ATGATTCTACGGACGCACGCGTTCGGATGGATGATGAAGGGAAATAGTTCTAAAGATCGAGAATTCAAATCGTTGGCACCAAGTGCCGAAATGAGGTCGTTGCTCGACCACACTTCGCGTAGCGTGATCATTCTAGACCATGAATTCCGAATCTTGTGGTTCAATGCCCGTGCGGCTAAGGAAATGTTCGGTTTCTTTCAGGAAGAACTTAAAACCGGCAATTCTTATTGGGATTACGTTGACCAACATCAGAACAAACGTTTTATCCGCAACTTCAACACAGCGCTGAACGGACGTACAATCAGCACGGAACAGCGAGTAAAGAAACCTGATAATTCAGCAGATGAAATTTGGGTTGAAGGTAGATTCAGCCCACTACTCAATGATCAAGGAACGGCCGCAGGTGTGATCTACTCTTACAAGAACATTTCAGACCTGAAGCGGACCGAACGCCAAGCCTCTGAGAAAACACAGGTTCTTCAGGCTATTAACCACAACAGCTCGCAAGGTTTCATTCTTCTTGATGATGACGACAGGATAATGAGCTGCAATCTGATGGCGCCAGCCATGATTGCAACCATGCCGAACGAACTGGATCCGTATGGCCAGAACATCATAAAATGTATTCATCCAGATTGGAAGCAAGAGTTTCTGAACGGTATAAAAGTGGCCCGTGGCGGTGGCTCAGTTTCTGTCGAACTCGAAAAACCAGGGCTTGAAAACAACGTCATTGAGGTACGTTTTACACCTGTAAAACACAGCGTTGGAAAGAAAAAAATGGTTTCCATTTGGGCTTTCGATATCACGGACAAGAAAAAGGCGGAAAAAGACGTTAAACGGTCTGAAGAGAATTTACGTGCCGTGTTCGACAGTAGTTCTCAAACATTCTATCTGGTTGATCGAAAATTGAATGTTCTTGCATTCAATCAGGCTGCTTTTGCCATTATTAAAGAACAGTTTGGCATTGAACTGAAAGTGGGCATGAGCGTTTTGGACATAACCTCGAAAGAGAATCTGGTTCAATTCAGAATAGAAACAGAACGTGCCTTTTCTGGCAGAAAAGTTCAGGTCGAAAAGCATTTCAACATCAACGGCAAAGATTATTGGTTCGATCGTCATATCAATCCAGTTGTTAATTCGAATGGAGAATCAGATCGATTGAGCATTTGGTCAATTGATATAACGGATAGAAAAAAGGCCGAGAAAGCGCTGAAAGAGAACGAGTCAAAGTTCAGAAAACTGGCATCATTGCTTCCCGTTGGAATTTATCAGGTTGATGAAAACGGAAATGCAACCTACGTGAACGAAAGTTTGCAGCTCATCATCGGAACAGACCTCACCTCCATCTTAGATGGTTCTTGGACTGAAAACATTCATACGGAAGACAGAGCACGTGTAAAATCATCATGGAAGGCGGTTGAAAAGAACAAGAAACCCTTTTCAATGGAATATCGGTTCAAGCGACCAAACGGGAATGCGCTTCATGTATTAGAACAAGCTCAACCACTGTTCAATCATTTGGGCGAATACCGCGGATATCTTGGAACGATCATCGATATCTCAGAACAGAAAAAATCGCAACAGCTCTTTCAGGCTAAGCAAGTAGCGGAAAACTCACTGAAGTTCCGTTCAGATTTCCTCGCAAGCATGAGCCACGAAATCCGAACTCCATTAAATGGAATAATGGGTCTGAGCGAGATCTTGCTCAGTTCAAAGTTAACGACTGACCAAAAATCGAAACTAGAGAATATTCTGGATGCAAGTAAAGACCTTCGCTCCATTGTAAACGATGTGCTGAACCTGTCTGAACTTGAGGCTGGTAAAGTGAAGCTTCAGCTTGAGTCGTTCCATCTATCGCAATTGATTGAAACAATTGCCGAACGATATGAACCAGAGGCGAAAACCAAAGGATTGTCACTGAACTTCAGTACGCTAAAAAACGAGGTTCAACTTGACACCGACCGTAGACGGCTCACCCAAGTTCTTTCTAACCTTGTTCGCAACGCCATCAAATTCACAGACAAAGGATCTGTTTCTGTTTCAGTTGAAGTAGATGCGGATAATCTATTGCTGATAAAGGTGGCCGACACTGGGCAAGGAATACCGAAGGAAGACCAGAAAAAACTGTTCCAAGACTTCTCTCAATTACAGCACACTACAGCACAGAATCTGGAAGGAACTGGGTTGGGACTTTCGATAAGTAAAAAACTGATGCAGCTTTTAGGGGGCAAGATCGGTGTGGAAAGTACGGTTGGCACCGGAAGTACATTTTGGCTCTCTCTTCCGATTCGGTTGAACTCAATTGAACTGAAACCAATTTCCAAAGTTACTTCAAAACCGATAAAATCTTCCGTTCAGGGAACGAAAGTCCTATTGGTTGAAGACAATCTCATCAATCAGCAGGCATTTAAGATCATGCTACAGCGAATGGGCTGTAAAGTGGATGTCCTTTCCAATGGCAAGCAGGCTGTAGAAAACTTTGAAAAGAGCAAATACGACATTGTTTTCATGGACATTCAAATGCCCGAAATGGACGGACTTGAAGCCACTACAGAAATAAAGAGACGATACGTAGACGTTCCGCCAGTAATTGGTCTGAGCGGAAATGTACTTCAGCGCGATGATGATGGCAATCTGAAATCAGACATGGACGACCTTTTGCTCAAACCCGTTGTTTCCAATGACATTGAAAGAATGATCAAGAAATGGGTGGCCTGA
- a CDS encoding proline dehydrogenase family protein, translated as MISFEDTKIAFADRTDQELNRAHLLFKLVGNQTLVSAGKTLLKIGLALHLPIKGIIRSTVFNHFCGGEKISDCEPTIARLHRSGVYSLLDYSSEGKESATELDEAAKEIIAANATGKTDPRVPFSVFKPTAVLPNRLLAKKNAKGVFSASESVEWEKATERIKQICQTATDNNVPILVDAEETWFQTAIDDLVEEQMQQHNREKVMIYNTIQLYRTDRLQFLKDSLEKAKKNGYKLGVKLVRGAYMEKERERAKQQGYPSPIHKTKQETDRDYDLALKFCIDNYPEVQLIAGTHNEFSSKYLTELMAEKKLNTDDARVFFAQLYGMSDNISFNLAANHYNVVKYVPYGPILEVMPYLIRRAEENTSIAGQTGRELSLIVKEKARRRAS; from the coding sequence ATGATCTCGTTTGAAGACACCAAAATCGCTTTTGCTGACAGAACAGATCAGGAACTGAACAGAGCTCATCTTCTGTTCAAGTTGGTTGGCAACCAAACCTTGGTCAGCGCAGGAAAAACCTTGCTCAAGATCGGTTTGGCACTTCATCTGCCTATCAAAGGAATTATCCGATCAACGGTATTCAACCATTTCTGTGGTGGAGAAAAAATAAGCGACTGCGAACCGACCATTGCGCGTTTGCATCGTTCTGGCGTTTACTCACTTCTCGATTACTCTTCGGAAGGAAAAGAATCTGCCACTGAATTGGACGAAGCGGCAAAAGAGATCATTGCAGCCAATGCAACTGGAAAAACAGACCCACGCGTACCATTTTCCGTGTTCAAACCTACAGCCGTACTGCCCAACAGACTATTGGCAAAAAAGAACGCTAAAGGAGTTTTCAGTGCAAGTGAATCCGTAGAATGGGAGAAGGCAACCGAGCGCATCAAGCAGATCTGTCAGACCGCTACAGACAATAACGTTCCCATTCTGGTTGATGCGGAAGAAACATGGTTTCAAACTGCAATTGATGACCTGGTGGAAGAGCAGATGCAGCAGCATAATCGAGAAAAAGTGATGATTTACAACACCATCCAACTCTACCGAACCGACCGTCTTCAGTTTTTGAAAGACAGTTTGGAAAAAGCCAAGAAAAACGGATACAAATTGGGTGTGAAGTTGGTGCGTGGTGCATACATGGAAAAGGAACGCGAACGCGCCAAACAGCAAGGTTATCCATCACCAATTCATAAAACCAAACAAGAAACCGACCGCGACTACGATCTGGCACTAAAATTCTGCATCGACAATTACCCTGAAGTTCAGTTGATTGCCGGCACGCACAACGAATTCAGCTCAAAATACCTGACCGAACTGATGGCAGAAAAGAAGCTGAATACTGATGATGCGCGCGTGTTCTTCGCGCAGTTATATGGAATGAGCGACAACATCAGTTTCAATCTTGCAGCAAACCACTACAATGTGGTCAAATACGTTCCCTACGGTCCTATTTTAGAAGTAATGCCTTACCTGATTCGAAGAGCTGAGGAAAACACTTCCATTGCGGGCCAAACAGGCAGGGAATTATCGCTGATCGTCAAGGAAAAGGCCAGAAGAAGGGCTTCATAA
- a CDS encoding DUF1573 domain-containing protein, which produces MKKTMLLLAMVVGSFAYVSAQVAGPQIEFERIEHDYGTIDQGGNGATEFVFTNTGTEPLIISKAKGSCGCTVPEWPKEPIAPGAKSSIKVKYDTKRVGPISKSVTITSNSVDNSTALLKIKGTVNAVPTESDSPEMKSIEGATPVEE; this is translated from the coding sequence ATGAAAAAAACAATGTTGTTATTGGCAATGGTCGTAGGATCTTTTGCTTACGTTTCTGCTCAAGTAGCTGGTCCACAAATTGAGTTTGAAAGAATTGAGCACGATTACGGTACAATTGACCAAGGAGGTAACGGTGCTACGGAATTCGTTTTTACGAATACAGGAACTGAGCCGTTGATCATTTCAAAAGCAAAAGGATCTTGTGGTTGCACGGTTCCAGAATGGCCAAAAGAACCAATTGCTCCAGGTGCTAAGTCTTCTATCAAAGTGAAGTATGACACTAAGCGCGTTGGACCTATCAGCAAGTCTGTGACCATTACTTCTAACTCTGTTGATAACAGCACTGCGCTGTTGAAGATCAAAGGAACAGTGAACGCGGTTCCAACTGAATCTGATTCTCCAGAAATGAAGAGTATTGAAGGAGCAACTCCTGTTGAGGAATAA
- a CDS encoding pyridoxal phosphate-dependent aminotransferase: protein MPRLSLKGQMMPESPIRKLVPYATAAKARGIKVYHLNIGQPDIETPEVALNAIRNIDRKVIEYSNSEGYASYRTSLAKYYRSVGIELEDSDIMVTTGGSEALIFGFMSCMDPGDEIIIPEPFYANYNGFATMAGLNVKPITAKIEDGFALPPISEFERRITENTRAILICNPGNPTGTLYGKESLEALAKLVKKYDLFLFADEVYREFCYDSAIPFSCMNLEGIENNVVMVDSVSKRYSMCGARVGALVSRNKEMMANALKFAQARLSPPTLGQIAGEAALNTPQSYFDRVKEEYMQRRNTLVDGLNAIDGVTCPKPAGAFYAMAQLPVESGDDFCQWMLEEFSYEGETVMMAPGSGFYSTRAYGEKQVRIAYVLNEEDLKRSIKIIDEALKVYPDRTN from the coding sequence ATGCCACGTTTATCGTTGAAGGGGCAAATGATGCCCGAATCGCCAATTAGAAAGTTGGTTCCTTATGCCACAGCTGCGAAAGCGAGAGGCATAAAAGTGTATCATTTGAACATTGGCCAGCCGGATATTGAAACGCCAGAAGTGGCGCTGAATGCGATCAGAAATATTGATCGAAAGGTTATTGAGTACAGCAATTCGGAAGGCTACGCAAGCTACCGAACGAGTCTTGCTAAGTATTACAGAAGTGTGGGAATTGAACTGGAAGATTCTGACATCATGGTAACAACTGGCGGTTCTGAGGCCCTGATCTTCGGTTTTATGAGCTGTATGGATCCGGGCGATGAGATCATTATTCCTGAACCGTTCTATGCCAATTACAACGGATTTGCCACGATGGCAGGATTGAACGTAAAACCGATAACCGCCAAGATTGAAGATGGTTTTGCTTTGCCACCGATCTCTGAATTTGAACGAAGAATTACGGAGAATACGCGCGCCATTCTTATCTGTAATCCAGGAAATCCGACAGGAACATTGTATGGGAAAGAAAGCCTTGAGGCTTTGGCCAAATTGGTGAAGAAATACGATCTGTTTCTGTTTGCTGATGAAGTTTACCGCGAATTCTGCTACGATAGTGCCATTCCATTTTCGTGCATGAATTTGGAAGGAATTGAGAATAATGTGGTAATGGTTGATAGTGTGAGCAAGCGCTACAGCATGTGTGGTGCAAGGGTTGGTGCGTTGGTTTCGAGAAACAAGGAAATGATGGCCAATGCACTCAAATTTGCGCAAGCGCGATTAAGTCCGCCAACACTTGGGCAAATTGCTGGCGAAGCTGCGTTGAATACGCCTCAGTCGTATTTCGACCGTGTGAAAGAGGAGTACATGCAAAGGCGAAACACCTTGGTTGATGGGCTGAACGCGATTGATGGCGTGACGTGTCCGAAACCTGCAGGTGCCTTCTACGCCATGGCACAACTGCCTGTGGAAAGTGGAGATGATTTCTGCCAATGGATGTTGGAGGAGTTCAGCTACGAAGGCGAAACTGTGATGATGGCACCCGGAAGCGGCTTCTACTCAACGCGCGCCTATGGCGAAAAGCAAGTCCGTATTGCCTATGTTCTTAACGAAGAAGATCTGAAACGCTCTATTAAGATTATTGACGAAGCGTTGAAGGTTTATCCTGATAGAACGAACTAA